The Marasmius oreades isolate 03SP1 chromosome 11, whole genome shotgun sequence genome includes a region encoding these proteins:
- a CDS encoding uncharacterized protein (MEROPS:MER0001400), protein MLWQTLHNAFDSNKVISFGNSFVDTSKIASPIPTVSLKDAILEAESTLGGAHNGIQPMLRYLARPDGSVALVRAIQVQNSTIFIVAYVDAHSGKVISINNFVADTTFRVLPIEKKTISDGLELLKNPEGLDTSPVGWNSIGENHVLTTDTVGNNVIAFKVLSNDGSTAKTTTGQIKDGQLTFDFTYDQTKDPTDPGNDDAARTNAFYVANEFHDILYRYGFTEQAFNFQSDNFGKGGQANDPVQISVQDPSGFNNANFFTPPDGQPGICRLFIFDQTNVRQDSAMENSIPIHELTHGVTTRMTGGGTAVCLSSLEARIRNLPIWWWGLFTAFWGLYKPTSRQPPVMSDSRPAPFCSGPSAKIFWSTYIFEITSAAGGPW, encoded by the exons ATGCTGTGGCAAACGTTGCATAATGCATTCGATAGTAACAAGGTCATCAGTTTCGGAAATTCATTCGTCGATACAT CCAAGATCGCGTCTCCCATCCCGACGGTCAGCTTGAAAGATGCGATCTTGGAAGCAGAATCGACACTCGGTGGTGCCCATAACGGTATTCAGCCCATGCTCCGATACCTTGCACGGCCCGACGGCTCTGTGGCTCTCGTGCGCGCTATTCAAGTCCAGAACAGTACCATCTTTATTGTGGCCTATGTTGATGCGCATTCGGGAAAGGTCATCTCAATTAACAATTTCGTTGCTGATACGACA TTCAGAGTCCTTCCGATAGAGAAGAAGACAATTTCTGATGGTCTCGAACTGCTCAAAAACCCGGAAGGTCTCGACACATCCCCCGTAGGATGGAACAGTATTGGAGAAAATCACGTCTTGACCACGGATACCGT TGGAAACAACGTCATTGCTTTCAAGGTCCTAAGCAATGATGGGTCCACAGCAAAAACGACTACTGGTCAGATCAAGGACGGTCAGCTTACTTTTGACTTCACCTACGATCAGACTAAGGATCCTACCGACCCTGGCAACGATGATGCTGCCCGTACCAACGCATTCTACGTTGCTAATGAATTTCACGACATCCTTTACCGATACGGATTCACCGAGCAAGCGTTCAACTTTCAGTCTGACAACTTTGGAAAGGGTGGCCAAGCGAACGACCCCGTTCAGATATCCGTCCAGGATCCTTCCGGTTTCAACAACGCCAACTTTTTCACACCCCCTGATGGTCAACCTGGTATATGTCGTCTTTTCATCTTCGACCAAACCAAT GTTAGGCAGGACAGTGCAATGGAAAACAGCATCCCAATTCATGAATTGACCCATGGAGTTACTACACGTATGACTGGAGGTGGGACTGCTGTTTGCTTGTCATCGCTCGAGGCTCGCATCAGGAACTTACCAATTTGGTGGTGGGGACTTTTTacggctttttggggcttgtacaagccaacaagtcgCCAGCCACCAGTCATGTCTGATTCCCGACCAGCTCCATTTTGCTCGGGTCCGTCCGCCAAGATTTTCTGGTCAACATACATTTTTGAGATAACCTCCGCTGCTGGGGGTCCTTGGTGA
- a CDS encoding uncharacterized protein (MEROPS:MER0001400), protein MRGLGEGWSDAVANWMSQTSSTTQDFVLGQGVTGNPGGIRSKPYSTDQTVNPLRYSDIGKLTETHRIGEVWANILHNVYADPRF, encoded by the exons atgcgGGGTCTGGGTGAGGGATGGTCGGATGCTGTCGCCAA CTGGATGTCACAAACCTCGTCTACAACCCAGGACTTTGTCCTCGGACAGGGTGTTACCGGGAACCCCGGCGGTATCCGAAGCAAGCCATACTCCACCGACCAAACTGTGAACCCACTCAGGTATTCTGATATCGGGAAACTCACCGAAACTCACA GAATCGGAGAGGTTTGGGCCAACATCCTCCACAATGTTTACGCAGATCCTCGGTTTTAG